In the Pseudophryne corroboree isolate aPseCor3 unplaced genomic scaffold, aPseCor3.hap2 scaffold_2829, whole genome shotgun sequence genome, TTATACTCGCTAAACtcgtccctcttgcatggaagggtgtgcatgtgtgttcttctcgccttaatagggctctacatgatgctcctgcctaaatgatttggaatacaactgatttgcctgagacagtgggcggggatatatggacgagcccgttgcatcctgggaggactgaaagcttgtgatcgtttggtgccaatccgctgtagctccatcatatcccattgttatcctgtggaacctgtggacataggagaaataccgttatcaacgataagttcttaccataacgtatatttcttcatCAATTTAGCAGGCAAAGGGTCTAGAGGTGATTCCAAGTGTTGAATTTGCATTTTTAAGCAgttgctgtgaacccacaacatgCAGTTAAATGAGACAAAATCAGACagatcgcagggaccttcagactgGCCAAATAATCAAATTTATATTGACCTAACCGTATAGTATCCCATCTTCCACCTATTGTATCACACCATTGTCACCAAAATCTCCCTTTTTTTCAAACACACCAAACACATTTTCACTCAGTAAATTGGGATGTATTCCTCCCTTTCTAGAAATAATTCAGCAATCTTATATcctgaaaccccccaaaaaaccctaaaaaaactttgttgaccttttgtgtgtcgaccatgcccacgtcaacctaatgaccatgtcgaccttccatatgTATTGACCTAGACATGTCAACTTTcggtcagtgtcgacctacttactgttgaccttcagtggtcaaactagtgactgacgacctaaagaccggataccagtttagttatttttagatttatatattatattttaagtTAGTAGTTCCCAAACTTGGTGCCGTGAGGCACTTCCAGAGGTgcttcaggttggtggtccagcactagggtgccatgattcaagaaagtttgggaaccactgttataaGGCAATTCTTTCCTCTGCCACTGTAAATTGTGCGGCAGTATCAGCAAAGACGGTGTTGATGAGCTTCTGATTCAGTGTGGGGCTGAAGGGATCTGCCCACACAGAGAAGAAAAAGGGTGGACAGACAGTCCAGGTGGAGACTGCTGTTAGAGCCCAGGGTGCCTGGAGGCCAGTGGGGGCTATGAAGCCACATTCTTATCCGCAAGAGGCAGGGAGAACCAGAATACACACATGTGGCGCACCTGTGGGTTTGTGTGctgtaatagaaatccagagggaaTGTGACCCTGACTGCAGCCTGTTCATTTGCCAGAAAAAGGGAGTACCAGCTTCCATTCCCAGTACATGTCACCACACCTTGCATTACATTTTTATCTTCTGCAGTGGAAGTACTATATCTAGGGAGATATCTTTGTGATCTATTGGCGTATAATTTCTGGTGAAGATGGCAGAATATCGCAATGTAAGAGCCTCTGAATGAGGCTTGATAGTAGGTACATTCTGCAGTCACTTAGATGGGAGCAGGCTCTTTTAGGAAGACAATGCATCACCCTACAGGTCTGGAGCCACCATATTATGGCTGGAGGAGCATTCCTCTGAGTCTGACATCAGAAATTGGACCCCTCATTTGCCATATCTGAACCCAGTAGCACTCCACTGGGGAATATTATAAATTGTACCTTATTATGGAGAGACATTCAATTTTCTGTACACTTATTCCCAACAGATGAATGTAACAGAAGGAATATCTCAGAAGAAAATCTAATTTCATCTTCAGGTTGTAAAACAGAAGATGATGACATCACACAAGATTCTCCTGGAGAAACCCCTACTGCTCTACTCGTACCTCCTGTACCTCAAAATGTGCTTGTGTCATGTGGTCCCTCTAATCAAAGGGAATGTTCTGATAACACTGATATTGGGTCATCttctacagctctgacagtagataaaatatttccctgttctatagatgacaGATGTTTTACACAGACCGCACAGCTTATAACCAATCATCCAGCTAAgggaggtgagaaaccatttccatgttctgagtgtgggaaatgttttacacacaactcacgtcttgttacacatcagagaagtcacacaggtgagaaaccatttccatgttctgagtgtgggaaaagttttaccgataaatcaaatcttgttacacatcagagaagtcacacaggtgagaagccatttccatgttctgagtgtgggaaaagttttacacacaagtcacatcttgttgcacatcagagaagtcacacaggtgagaagccatttccatgttctgagtgtgggaaatgttttacacacaactcacgtcttgttaaacatcagagaagtcacacaggtgagaaaccatttccatgttctgagtgtgggaaatgttttgctgataaatcaaatcttgttacacatcagagaagtcacacaggtgacaagccatttccatgttctgagtgtgggaaatgttttacatggaaatcacttCTATGTCTACAtgagagaatacatacaggtgagaagccatttccatgttcacagtgtgggaaatgttttaccaaaaaatcaaatcttgttacacatcagagaagtcacacaggtgacaagccatttccatgttctgagtgtgggaaatgttttacacacaagtcatgtcttgttaaacatcagagaagtcacacaggtgacaatccatttccatgttctgagtgtgggaaatgttttacacggaaatcacttcTATGCCTACATGAGAGAATACatataggtgagaagccatttccatgttcacagtgtgggaaatgttttaccaataaatcaaatcttgttacacatcagagaagtcacacaggtgacaagccatttccatgttctgagtgtgggaaacgttttacaCACAAGTcacgtcttgttaaacatcagagaagtcacacaggtgagaggccatttccatgttctgagtgtgggaattgTTTTAGCGATAAATCATCTGTTGTTAGACATCAGAAACTTCACACACATGAGAATGTGTAGCATGACAGTAATCGAATCTTGATAAAACTATACTTTATTAACACTAGTTAAAATTTGTATATATGCAGATGGAAAGTTATTTATCTTACAAATAAATCTAATTTCTCACATGTTTTTGTTAAAGGGCTGAGCTGGAATGATTTgtgttatttctctagcatccgtaagggatattggggacagaattagtgcgatggggtatagatgggtccaaaggagcaagtgcactttaaaattcttcactgggtgtgctggctcctcccctctaggccccctcctacagctcagtttagataaagttccctcaggagaggatgcacactctaaagctccagagtttttcttcattttatttctaagttttatttatttcggtatgctgtttgggcaacagcatacctgtgctGTGGGAGTTATGggggagacggtcaccggcctcttgaggtgcagagccgctttcccgctgaggggctgtttgttcagcgaggCATGGATCCTTGGCTGttgcagccgcagcatgccgcaaacCCTTAACACTGCGTGAAGGTGATCATCAGTGGTGAGTACCAACCAGAGGCCCCGCTAGGGGGGGACCCATTATAGTTCCTGCATGAGACTGGCTAACTAGAgtgaaccaagcatttatgtgaggttttACATGTTAAAGGAGACATgtccagtataaatatacagcagtagcacCGGCGCCATgtcggggggcggggctacatgagagcaggctcagcggcattttggcaccttcctctgcatgagcagcagctgcagcagcctacacagctcctccagaactgTCCCTGTATACACTGGTACCGGGTATAGGGAGGGGGGGGCACTATTATTGTGCACAATAATCCCCTGGGGGATTTTATCAGTAATCTCACTGTTTTACTCATGTATATCAAATGCTGACAACCTCACTGGGGCCGgccagcgttgggtgcgctggagtctctcttctctgtctcctctcacattcaatagggcaggcttgtcatatataatatcaggctgtattgtgtgtgtatattatacctgTTTTTCTAATCACTATGGTAAAACAAAAGTCTTGTAGTGTGTGTAATGTCAGGTTCTCTCCTAGTAAATCCAGCTcattatcatgtgagcagtgtagtcagacatctcatgctgatactaatgtgggggagaatgcagagcccccctggttgggggctataaaactatgatgtctgatatgtcttctcagctcactgcaactgcaaacaagacacaagaactgcaacaagcagtggctagccttactgctaagcatccctccctgcctgcttcacagaaacctgctctACCAGCACTCCTATCAGATGATACTGATGATATACATCCCACCCCgattcagggtattgaacccctcatattggataTTGGGGAGGTGTCAAAGCTCCCCCTGGGGGATGCAAATACTCAGCAttcatttttcctccctcaagaggagccaaaagtcacattccctgattccacagaattggatgatttatttaacctagcctggaagaatccagataaaaaatatcaagtgacaaaaaagtttgtgaataccttcccatttgcccctgagggcagaaagttttgggaagaatctccagcaataGATGTCTCAGTGTctcacctttctaaaaaggcggtgctccctgctccgggctaccttacggtaaaggacccagcagataggaaaatagagaccactctacaatctatttacattgctgcaggcgtagcacaaaggatggtcattgcaggttgctggatgacacatacaATCCATTCCCGGGCTAGTCAAATAAAGGAAGGTCTGTTGGGTGATAGGACCTTAGTCGATACTGTTGCTTTCCTGACtcgcattcaggacacggcaagagtccactGTGACTacctaaaagagattggcactaTTAATGCTGGAAccatggctatggctgtgtctgcgcacagagccatatggttacgtcatTGGATTGCTGATACAtgttacaactgagggctgaggctaacctggggaagcctcagatgtaggggctgacgtgtaggtgaaccagggaggtagtattgggttcctagacataccgGAGCTATAAGTAccatttgcccgaaggcgtgaccacgacaatgaagttgtaaaaaggtaaagtcagttttattgaacacacagcttaagaTATGCAAAACATCACAGAAGATGTGCAgtggtaaattacagtacagttcctagaagcgcaggggtaattagtgctgtggcttgcagaacagaatattagagtccttgccagaactggagatggtaagtccgtatgccaaagctaaccgctgaggagaggtattaactggtactgcccagcagatggtatacagaggctagagcaacacagatgcacagaagtagatggtacttggtaattgcagagagtgctggatggaaccagtatgaatgaaaggtgtgcagaactcaccactgtgagcatcgatggacgctgtggttcaatggtagaatggtcactgatgcaggcgATATAGGAATATCACTGATGACGTTGAAATAAACTGAAGACACTGGAGCACTGCTAGCAAAATACCAacgactcaggagcactgtggaaagctggtaggccatGGTAAGTACGTTGTGGAGTATGGATAGCGTTGCTGTAGAAAGGAGAAGTTGAAaatgataccaggacaccgctggaggctggaagcgaagcaggaccaatgctggaagcaggaagccggtgtctgatcttagagagtaatcaggagcaatgctggaacactgcagaagtcaggctgcaccgcaggatggaaacaggtgcgggtctcttagtggaggtgaatcacagtagctggaatacctggagaaacaagcagtagaatccacaagcaggagagacgtgtataggttagacaaccaaagcactgacgattatccagcccaggagcaggatatttataccagctggtaagcaggcattggctggataattaggcagagtccagagtgcagcggataggttgtgaaaggacatgtgatgaggaaaaacatggctgcgcccatgtttgcatttggagggaaagtctgtatattccatgtggtaaacagcagtaatggcggcggagggcaggagacgccattctttaaaacagtgtaactaaactgtaaggctgccatgacagcgctgcgggatcacagggaagaaACTTGAGGTAAAGTTATACATatcgctgcacgcagacagcacagatggaatctcattttggaacgctgggccagtctcaggagacacttggaaggtaaataaagATGTCCAATAAAGTAACGGAAGGTGGTGAGGAGAATTGGCGCTGAGGGGATTTAAGAGGTCAATACTTATCTTAAATATTGTGTTGAATCGGATGTAGCAGATATCTTTCTTCTTAATGACCTTTGGTTTTATTCCGGTATTCTTCCAATGGGTTCACCAAATAGGGAAAAAGGGTAAATTCTAGGTTAACCACTGATATTTGGAGTATTCGGGAGATCCTTTTTGAAAGATGAGATTTTAAC is a window encoding:
- the LOC135014598 gene encoding oocyte zinc finger protein XlCOF22-like → MIFDVSPYTQGYTVVRKTSGKFETPSSCPRVSGRLSRTQSPITVPPPHSLIHERHNNQKILELTNKIIQLLTGEEQEYIEEHRGLYKDVMMENHRPLTSLDGHSNRDTPERCPRPLYSQDCTEKSHRTPQENQGEDRSNVTDMKAEDIEGEEEMYVTDIKAEDIEGEEETYVTDMKTEDIEGEEEMYVTDMKAEDIEGEETYVTDMKAEDIEGEEETCVTDMKAEDIEGEEETYVKDDLQCKEEEIPTDISTDECNRRNISEENLISSSGCKTEDDDITQDSPGETPTALLVPPVPQNVLVSCGPSNQRECSDNTDIGSSSTALTVDKIFPCSIDDRCFTQTAQLITNHPAKGGEKPFPCSECGKCFTHNSRLVTHQRSHTGEKPFPCSECGKSFTDKSNLVTHQRSHTGEKPFPCSECGKSFTHKSHLVAHQRSHTGEKPFPCSECGKCFTHNSRLVKHQRSHTGEKPFPCSECGKCFADKSNLVTHQRSHTGDKPFPCSECGKCFTWKSLLCLHERIHTGEKPFPCSQCGKCFTKKSNLVTHQRSHTGDKPFPCSECGKCFTHKSCLVKHQRSHTGDNPFPCSECGKCFTRKSLLCLHERIHIGEKPFPCSQCGKCFTNKSNLVTHQRSHTGDKPFPCSECGKRFTHKSRLVKHQRSHTGERPFPCSECGNCFSDKSSVVRHQKLHTHENV